The Aminithiophilus ramosus genome contains a region encoding:
- the purM gene encoding phosphoribosylformylglycinamidine cyclo-ligase → MTWTYEQSGVSIDGGNAWVEAIKGLVGSERGGSVVSGIGGFTGLYRLPGGGLLAACCDGVGTKLEIARAAGKLRGLGQDLVAMNVNDLVTCGARPLFFLDYLACGRLEAPRLSPVLAGIVEACRSVGAVLLGGETAEMPGVYPPEGFDLAGFAVGLVEEKDLIDGSCVAEGDLLLGLASSGLHSNGFSLVRKALLEGGNRRLDEIVDGRGLDDLLLEPTRLYVRQALAAAATGKVKAMAHITGGGLEENVSRVLGGLRPAVDWGGWSRPSVYSLLAPSVDETEMRRVFNVGVGFVFVVAPRDRQAVEEALTAEGEKPFLVGEIRR, encoded by the coding sequence ATGACCTGGACTTATGAACAGTCAGGCGTCAGCATCGACGGCGGCAACGCCTGGGTCGAGGCCATAAAGGGTCTCGTCGGCTCCGAGCGGGGAGGCTCCGTCGTCTCCGGCATCGGCGGCTTCACCGGCCTCTACCGTCTCCCCGGGGGAGGTCTACTGGCCGCCTGCTGCGACGGCGTCGGCACCAAGCTCGAGATCGCCCGAGCCGCGGGCAAGCTCCGAGGCCTCGGCCAGGACCTGGTGGCCATGAACGTCAACGACCTCGTCACCTGCGGCGCCCGGCCTCTTTTCTTTCTCGATTATCTGGCCTGCGGCAGACTAGAGGCCCCCCGACTCAGCCCCGTCCTGGCCGGCATCGTCGAGGCCTGTCGGTCCGTCGGAGCCGTCCTTCTCGGCGGGGAGACGGCCGAGATGCCCGGCGTCTACCCGCCCGAAGGCTTCGACCTGGCCGGCTTCGCCGTCGGTCTCGTCGAGGAGAAAGATCTCATCGACGGCTCCTGCGTCGCCGAGGGGGACCTTCTCCTGGGGTTGGCCAGCTCGGGGCTTCACAGCAACGGCTTCAGCCTCGTCCGCAAGGCCCTCCTCGAAGGGGGAAACCGCCGGCTCGACGAGATCGTCGACGGCCGGGGACTGGACGATCTGCTCCTGGAGCCGACACGGCTTTATGTCCGCCAGGCCCTGGCCGCAGCGGCGACGGGCAAGGTCAAGGCCATGGCCCACATCACCGGCGGCGGACTCGAAGAGAACGTCTCCCGAGTCCTCGGCGGCCTGCGCCCCGCCGTCGACTGGGGCGGCTGGAGCCGCCCGTCCGTCTACAGCCTTCTCGCTCCCTCCGTCGACGAGACCGAGATGCGCCGCGTCTTCAACGTCGGCGTCGGTTTCGTTTTCGTCGTCGCCCCCCGAGACCGCCAGGCCGTCGAAGAGGCCCTGACCGCCGAGGGCGAAAAGCCCTTCCTCGTCGGCGAGATCCGCCGATGA
- the purE gene encoding 5-(carboxyamino)imidazole ribonucleotide mutase — translation METGKALVGVVLGSKSDLALAVKIAETFDSLAIPFEVTVASAHRTPEDVTAYARRARSRGLKVLIGVAGLAAALPGCLAAETTLPVIGLPVGGGALGGMDALLAIAQMPPGIPTATVGIGSGQNAALMAARILALDNDRIQEALWTFHSQAADKVRASRKELELLPLAPDEAFR, via the coding sequence ATGGAAACAGGAAAAGCCCTCGTCGGCGTCGTTTTGGGTTCCAAATCGGATCTCGCCCTGGCCGTCAAGATCGCCGAAACCTTCGACAGCCTGGCCATACCCTTCGAGGTCACCGTGGCCTCGGCGCACCGAACGCCGGAAGACGTGACCGCCTACGCCCGCAGGGCCCGTTCGCGGGGGCTGAAGGTGCTCATCGGCGTCGCCGGCCTGGCGGCCGCCCTCCCGGGCTGCCTCGCCGCCGAAACGACCCTTCCCGTCATCGGACTGCCCGTCGGAGGAGGCGCCCTGGGAGGCATGGACGCTCTCCTGGCCATTGCCCAGATGCCTCCGGGCATACCGACGGCCACCGTCGGAATCGGGTCGGGCCAGAACGCCGCCCTTATGGCGGCGCGCATTCTGGCCTTGGACAACGACCGCATTCAGGAGGCCCTCTGGACCTTCCACTCCCAGGCGGCCGATAAAGTGCGGGCCTCGCGAAAGGAGCTGGAGCTCCTCCCCCTGGCCCCCGATGAGGCCTTCCGCTGA
- the purN gene encoding phosphoribosylglycinamide formyltransferase — translation MTPIAILLSGRGTNMVALADRVASGDIDADIAFVASDRADAPGLDRAKERGLRTVLLPYGERGKEGAEAFLTRLVEDEGVDWIVLAGFMRLLSSSFVSRQCGKIVNIHPSLLPSFPGVDAIGQAWNYGVAVTGVTVHLVDEKMDHGPILAQEALSLKGGESLHDLEERIHHVEHRLYGDTLKRLLSSRLIFEGRRVTFD, via the coding sequence ATGACCCCCATCGCCATCCTTCTCTCCGGCCGAGGCACCAACATGGTCGCCCTGGCCGATCGTGTCGCCTCCGGCGATATCGATGCCGACATCGCCTTCGTCGCCTCCGACAGGGCCGACGCTCCCGGCCTGGATCGGGCAAAGGAGCGAGGACTCCGGACGGTCCTCCTTCCCTACGGCGAAAGGGGAAAGGAGGGGGCCGAAGCTTTCTTGACCCGTCTCGTCGAGGACGAGGGCGTCGACTGGATCGTTCTGGCCGGCTTCATGCGCCTTCTCTCCTCTAGCTTTGTAAGCCGTCAATGCGGTAAAATCGTCAACATCCACCCCTCCCTTCTCCCCTCTTTCCCCGGCGTCGACGCCATCGGCCAGGCCTGGAACTATGGCGTCGCCGTCACGGGAGTCACCGTCCATCTCGTCGACGAAAAAATGGACCATGGCCCCATTCTGGCCCAGGAGGCGTTGTCCCTCAAAGGCGGAGAGAGTCTCCATGACCTTGAGGAACGCATTCATCACGTGGAACATCGCCTCTACGGCGATACGCTGAAGCGGCTTCTATCGAGCCGCCTGATCTTCGAAGGGAGGCGCGTTACCTTTGACTAG
- the purH gene encoding bifunctional phosphoribosylaminoimidazolecarboxamide formyltransferase/IMP cyclohydrolase has translation MTRRALISVFDKRQADTLAKELSQLGYEIVSSSGTARFLEAAHVAVQEVSDLTGFPHLLGGRVKTLHPSVMGGILARRENVQDMEDVRIYEIPLIDLVVCNLYPFEEKARQGADLDELIENIDIGGVTLIRAAAKNYRQVAIVVDPDDYEPVLEDLRATGDVVPERRQALALKAFAYTSRYDGLVEKGLSSVLGQEMEMTSALPLTLTRAQELRYGENPHQRAALYLPPLTDVPWEQLSGKPLSYNNILDLDGTLRAMALFNGDCACVINKHTTPCGLAVGKTLLEAYERALACDPLSAFGGIVGLTRSVDEATAQSLVRTFTEVLAAPDFDDDALAFLRQTKPSLRLLRWQGGRVMPLQITSTWSGFLAQEDQTAPLPRLDKGEWIGTPRPDLWDDLILAWKAAYLSKSNAIVVAADGATCGIGRGFTSRVDAVNWALAQAGEKSRGAVMASDAFFPFPDSIKAAGQAKIAAIIEPGGSVKDEEVFDAARDAGISLFLSSWRTFRH, from the coding sequence TTGACTAGACGAGCCCTTATCTCCGTTTTCGACAAGCGCCAGGCCGACACGCTCGCCAAGGAACTCTCCCAGCTCGGCTACGAGATCGTCTCCAGCTCGGGCACGGCCCGTTTTCTCGAGGCCGCTCACGTGGCCGTTCAGGAAGTTTCGGACCTGACCGGTTTCCCCCATCTCCTGGGAGGTCGCGTCAAAACCCTTCATCCCTCCGTCATGGGAGGCATTCTGGCCCGACGCGAAAACGTTCAGGACATGGAAGACGTCCGCATCTACGAGATTCCCCTCATCGATCTCGTCGTCTGCAACCTCTATCCCTTCGAGGAGAAGGCCCGTCAGGGCGCCGACCTGGACGAGCTCATCGAAAACATCGACATCGGCGGCGTCACCCTCATCCGGGCGGCGGCGAAGAACTACCGTCAGGTGGCTATCGTCGTCGATCCCGACGACTACGAGCCGGTTCTGGAGGACCTCCGGGCCACAGGAGACGTCGTTCCCGAGCGGAGACAGGCCCTGGCTCTGAAGGCCTTCGCCTATACATCCCGCTACGACGGTCTCGTCGAAAAGGGACTTTCCTCCGTCCTGGGGCAGGAGATGGAGATGACCTCCGCCCTTCCCCTGACCCTGACGCGGGCTCAGGAGCTGCGCTACGGCGAAAACCCCCATCAGAGGGCCGCCCTCTACCTCCCCCCCCTGACCGACGTCCCCTGGGAACAGCTTTCGGGCAAACCCCTCTCCTACAACAACATACTCGATCTCGACGGCACGCTGCGGGCCATGGCCCTCTTCAACGGAGACTGCGCCTGCGTCATCAACAAGCACACCACACCCTGCGGCCTCGCGGTGGGAAAGACCCTTCTCGAGGCCTACGAGAGGGCCCTCGCCTGCGATCCCCTCTCCGCCTTCGGCGGCATCGTGGGCCTGACCCGCTCCGTCGACGAAGCCACCGCCCAGAGTCTCGTCAGGACCTTCACCGAAGTTCTGGCCGCCCCCGACTTCGATGACGACGCCCTGGCCTTTCTCCGCCAGACGAAACCGAGCCTGCGCCTCCTCCGCTGGCAGGGCGGCAGGGTTATGCCCCTCCAGATCACCTCGACATGGAGCGGATTCCTCGCCCAGGAGGATCAGACCGCCCCTCTTCCCCGTCTTGACAAGGGAGAGTGGATCGGGACCCCCAGGCCCGACCTGTGGGACGACCTGATTCTCGCCTGGAAGGCGGCCTACCTGAGCAAGAGCAACGCCATCGTCGTCGCCGCCGACGGGGCGACGTGCGGCATCGGGAGGGGCTTCACCAGCCGCGTCGACGCCGTCAACTGGGCTCTGGCTCAGGCCGGAGAGAAGAGCCGGGGTGCCGTCATGGCCTCCGACGCCTTCTTCCCCTTCCCCGACAGCATCAAGGCGGCGGGCCAGGCAAAAATCGCCGCCATCATCGAGCCCGGGGGATCGGTCAAAGACGAGGAGGTCTTCGACGCCGCCCGCGACGCCGGAATCAGCCTCTTCCTCAGCAGCTGGCGGACCTTCCGCCATTAG
- a CDS encoding ABC transporter ATP-binding protein — translation MTERILEVRDIQCGYDGVPVIHGLSLEIARGELVAIVGANGAGKTTTMRTIAGLMHPYRGEIVFEGEVISRLEAHETIRRGISYVPEGRRLFSKLTIQENLELGAFIRKDRKVIDEGLKRVFELFPKLYDRRRQVAETMSGGEQQMVAIARGLMSDPKLLLLDELSLGLMPSLVEKVMETVVAINRSGVTVLLVEQMVQEALEIAHRGYVIQTGTIVQQGTARDLLDSPEVRKAYMGL, via the coding sequence GTGACTGAAAGGATTCTGGAAGTCCGCGATATTCAGTGCGGTTACGACGGCGTTCCCGTCATCCACGGCCTCTCTCTCGAGATCGCCCGGGGCGAGCTTGTGGCCATCGTGGGCGCCAACGGCGCCGGCAAGACGACGACGATGCGGACCATCGCGGGGCTGATGCACCCCTACCGGGGGGAGATCGTCTTCGAGGGAGAGGTCATCTCCAGGCTGGAGGCCCATGAGACGATCAGACGAGGCATCAGCTACGTTCCCGAGGGGAGGAGGCTCTTCTCCAAGCTGACGATTCAGGAGAATCTCGAGCTCGGCGCCTTCATAAGAAAGGATCGAAAGGTCATCGACGAGGGGCTGAAACGGGTCTTCGAGCTCTTCCCCAAGCTCTACGATCGCCGCAGGCAGGTGGCGGAGACGATGAGCGGCGGCGAGCAGCAGATGGTGGCCATCGCCAGAGGGCTCATGTCCGACCCCAAGCTGCTCCTCCTCGACGAGCTCTCCCTGGGGCTGATGCCCTCCCTGGTGGAGAAGGTCATGGAGACCGTCGTGGCCATCAACCGATCGGGCGTCACCGTTCTCCTCGTGGAACAGATGGTTCAGGAGGCCCTAGAGATCGCCCATCGGGGGTATGTGATCCAGACGGGGACAATCGTCCAACAGGGAACGGCCCGCGATCTGCTCGACTCTCCCGAGGTGCGCAAAGCCTATATGGGGCTCTGA
- the purL gene encoding phosphoribosylformylglycinamidine synthase subunit PurL, with protein MDYRKAGLRKEEYEKIRSALGREPSDCELLVMGVMWSEHCCYKSSKPLLRRFPTKGEAVVQGPGENAGVVDIGDGWGAAFKVESHNHPSAVAPYQGAATGVGGIIRDILAMGARPVAAMDGLCFGDADDARTTRLARGIVAGVGGYGNAVGVPTVGGKTLFDRVYNGNPLVNAFCLGVVRLDGMAVASTARPGQKVLLLGSATGRDGIAGAAFASTELADDGKASRPQIQIGDPFEEKLLIEACLDLHEAGLIVSMQDMGAAGITSSSSEIAARSGVAIDLDLDAVPLREADMEAWEILLSESQERMLLIVLPEKVDEVLFRARRWGLSCAVIGDVTAGDRWSARKDGSVVASLPASLIGEGAPEILWPSEEPADLEARWAFGPEEMDLPSDWAAETKRLMASPNLADKRWIYESYDSMVRLGTVAGPGGPVSLLRIKENGNLLALAMETDPWKTGLDPYRGGAETVARALRALAVVGARPLGLTDCLNYASPEKPEQFWELEQSVQGMADACRALNCPVVSGNVSLYNETSQSRILPTPLVTAVGLVEGTPLRWGQWKRGDRLFLVGTIASSLAGSQYQLLRHGASRGRPLPLSFEAEASFVSKARETARSGLARSGRALAGGGLALALVREAAASGEGAIVTLSVPTRPDVLLYGEGGPRALYSVTAEKVEAFVDLWRGFPLLEIGLVGGSALHVRGLFSLSSAEIGRREGR; from the coding sequence ATGGATTACCGCAAGGCCGGCCTCCGCAAGGAGGAGTACGAAAAAATCCGTTCCGCCCTGGGTCGAGAGCCCAGCGACTGCGAACTTCTCGTCATGGGCGTCATGTGGTCGGAACACTGCTGTTACAAGTCCTCCAAGCCCCTTCTGCGCCGTTTCCCCACGAAGGGCGAGGCCGTCGTCCAGGGACCGGGAGAGAACGCCGGCGTCGTCGACATCGGCGACGGATGGGGAGCGGCCTTCAAGGTCGAAAGCCACAACCACCCCTCGGCTGTCGCGCCCTACCAGGGGGCGGCCACGGGCGTGGGCGGCATCATCCGCGACATTCTCGCCATGGGGGCCCGCCCCGTTGCCGCCATGGACGGCCTCTGCTTCGGCGACGCCGACGATGCCAGGACAACGCGTCTGGCCCGGGGCATCGTCGCCGGCGTGGGCGGCTACGGCAACGCCGTGGGCGTGCCCACGGTGGGGGGGAAGACCCTCTTCGACAGGGTCTACAACGGCAACCCTCTCGTCAACGCCTTCTGCCTGGGAGTCGTCCGCCTCGACGGAATGGCCGTGGCCTCGACGGCCCGCCCGGGGCAGAAGGTCCTCCTCCTGGGGTCGGCAACGGGACGGGACGGCATCGCCGGAGCGGCCTTCGCCTCGACGGAGCTGGCCGATGACGGGAAAGCGAGCCGCCCCCAGATCCAGATCGGCGATCCCTTCGAGGAGAAACTGCTCATCGAGGCCTGTCTGGACCTTCACGAGGCGGGGCTCATCGTGAGCATGCAGGACATGGGGGCCGCCGGCATCACCTCTTCGTCGAGCGAAATCGCCGCCCGAAGCGGCGTCGCCATCGACCTCGATCTCGACGCCGTTCCGCTGCGGGAGGCCGATATGGAGGCCTGGGAAATCCTCCTCTCCGAGTCTCAGGAGCGGATGCTCCTCATCGTTCTTCCCGAAAAGGTCGACGAGGTCCTCTTCAGGGCCAGGCGGTGGGGGCTGAGCTGTGCCGTCATCGGCGACGTGACGGCAGGTGACCGCTGGAGCGCCCGAAAAGACGGAAGCGTCGTCGCCTCCCTCCCCGCCTCCCTCATCGGGGAGGGAGCTCCCGAGATCCTCTGGCCCTCCGAAGAGCCCGCCGACCTGGAGGCCCGCTGGGCTTTCGGCCCCGAGGAGATGGATCTGCCCTCCGACTGGGCCGCCGAGACGAAACGACTCATGGCTTCGCCCAACCTGGCCGACAAGAGATGGATCTACGAAAGCTACGACTCCATGGTCCGCCTGGGCACCGTGGCCGGTCCCGGCGGCCCCGTGAGCCTCCTCCGCATCAAGGAGAACGGGAACCTTCTCGCCCTGGCGATGGAGACCGACCCCTGGAAAACGGGCCTCGATCCCTACAGGGGGGGAGCCGAGACGGTGGCCCGCGCCCTCCGAGCCCTTGCCGTCGTCGGCGCCCGCCCCCTCGGTCTGACGGATTGTCTCAATTACGCCTCGCCGGAAAAGCCGGAGCAGTTCTGGGAACTGGAGCAGTCCGTCCAGGGAATGGCCGATGCCTGTCGCGCCCTGAACTGCCCCGTCGTCTCGGGAAACGTGAGCCTCTACAACGAGACCTCGCAGAGCCGGATTCTCCCGACGCCTCTCGTGACGGCCGTCGGCCTCGTCGAGGGGACGCCCCTACGCTGGGGGCAATGGAAGAGGGGGGACCGCCTCTTCCTCGTCGGAACGATCGCCTCCTCCCTTGCCGGGAGCCAGTATCAGCTTCTCCGCCACGGCGCCTCTCGGGGGCGGCCTCTGCCTCTCTCTTTCGAGGCCGAAGCGTCCTTCGTATCCAAGGCCAGGGAGACGGCCCGTTCGGGACTGGCCCGTTCGGGACGGGCGCTCGCGGGAGGCGGCCTGGCTCTGGCCCTCGTCCGAGAAGCCGCCGCATCGGGAGAAGGGGCCATCGTCACCTTGTCCGTCCCCACACGCCCCGATGTTCTCCTTTACGGAGAGGGAGGACCGAGAGCTCTTTACAGCGTGACGGCCGAAAAAGTCGAGGCCTTCGTCGATCTCTGGAGAGGCTTCCCCCTGCTGGAGATCGGCCTCGTCGGCGGCTCCGCCCTGCATGTTCGGGGGCTTTTCAGCCTCTCCTCCGCCGAAATCGGCCGCCGGGAGGGCCGTTAG
- a CDS encoding TIGR01212 family radical SAM protein (This family includes YhcC from E. coli K-12, an uncharacterized radical SAM protein.) — MTERRPSWAEQLKARHGGPVRKIALDAGSGCPNREGLLRGGCLFCDERGGGSGAFLRGLSLADQIRSGLHVARRRFGTDRVILYFQSYSATNVPLETFRATLGEALILAEEEGASVVGLSVGTRPDLVPDAVLDLLSFWTQKGLEVWLELGVQTLDEKGLLFLRRGHDGASSLDACRRARHRNLKVCAHLIAGLPGEKPHQLALSAERLFREGVAGFKFHPLHVLKGTALELLYKGGTFQPLTLEVYVDRVVLALEALPDEIEIQRLTADAREPHLVAPGWIAEKPRFLRALADRLDAPLSPLIRPLNPEEIADAAALVRETFLAEVAPLFPEEGIETFLSFVDEEALAGRLASGHLLFAAVRKGRRTGVAELTPSGHLALLFVDLSDSRRGTGRALVEAVRESALSLEARPETITVNASPNAAAFYRRQGFVACGEERERQGIRYRPMALSLTGPPLC, encoded by the coding sequence ATGACGGAACGACGCCCCTCCTGGGCGGAACAGCTGAAGGCCCGCCATGGCGGACCGGTGAGAAAGATCGCTCTCGACGCGGGTTCCGGATGTCCCAACAGAGAGGGCCTTCTCCGAGGCGGCTGTCTTTTCTGCGACGAAAGGGGGGGCGGCAGCGGCGCCTTTCTCCGGGGCCTCTCCCTGGCCGATCAGATCCGATCGGGCCTTCATGTGGCGCGTCGACGCTTCGGGACCGACCGCGTCATCCTCTACTTTCAGAGTTACTCGGCCACCAACGTCCCCCTCGAGACCTTCCGCGCCACCTTGGGAGAGGCCCTGATCCTGGCCGAGGAGGAGGGAGCCTCCGTCGTCGGCCTCTCCGTCGGGACTCGCCCCGATCTCGTGCCCGACGCCGTGCTCGACCTGCTCTCCTTCTGGACCCAAAAGGGACTGGAGGTCTGGCTGGAACTCGGCGTCCAGACTCTCGACGAAAAGGGACTCCTTTTCCTGAGGCGGGGCCACGACGGCGCCTCCTCTCTCGACGCCTGCCGCCGGGCCCGACACCGGAACCTCAAGGTCTGTGCCCACCTCATCGCCGGACTTCCCGGCGAGAAGCCTCACCAGCTCGCCCTTTCGGCGGAGCGCCTCTTCCGGGAGGGCGTTGCGGGCTTCAAGTTCCACCCCCTTCACGTCCTGAAAGGGACGGCCTTGGAGCTCCTCTACAAGGGAGGGACCTTCCAGCCCCTGACTCTGGAAGTCTACGTCGATAGGGTGGTTCTGGCTCTCGAGGCCCTCCCCGACGAGATCGAGATCCAGCGTCTCACCGCCGACGCCAGGGAGCCTCACCTCGTCGCACCCGGCTGGATCGCCGAAAAACCCCGGTTTCTTCGAGCTCTGGCCGATCGCCTCGACGCTCCCCTCTCCCCTCTGATCCGCCCCCTCAATCCTGAGGAAATCGCCGACGCGGCGGCTCTCGTCCGAGAGACCTTTCTCGCCGAAGTGGCCCCTCTTTTTCCCGAAGAGGGCATCGAAACGTTTCTCTCCTTTGTCGACGAGGAGGCCCTCGCCGGACGCCTCGCCTCGGGACACCTTCTCTTCGCCGCCGTAAGGAAGGGGCGGCGGACGGGCGTAGCCGAGCTGACGCCCTCGGGCCATCTGGCCCTTCTTTTCGTCGACCTTTCGGATAGTCGCCGGGGGACGGGAAGGGCCCTCGTCGAGGCCGTCCGGGAGTCTGCCCTCTCTCTCGAGGCCAGACCTGAGACGATAACCGTCAACGCCTCGCCCAACGCCGCAGCCTTTTATCGCCGTCAGGGCTTCGTCGCCTGTGGAGAGGAGCGGGAACGACAGGGCATCCGCTATCGCCCGATGGCCCTTTCCCTGACGGGCCCTCCCCTTTGCTGA
- the purD gene encoding phosphoribosylamine--glycine ligase, which translates to MRVLLLGRGGREHALAWALARSPLVKALHAAPGNPGIADYATCHDIDPCDAPAVVELARRLSVDFVVPGPESPLVAGVGDALEETGIPVFGPGRSGARLEGSKAFSKEFMARHAIATAPFDLCRTLPEAEEALRKRRPPYVVKADGLAAGKGAFIVDTFDEALIVCSDLLVRKTLGDAGKVVIVEDHIAGTELTLLAVTDGKTVRLLPASQDHKRAFDEDRGPNTGGMGAYAPVPWADEALLDRIGREILVPTIEGLRRDAIPFRGVLYLGVMLDEAGKPWVLEYNVRLGDPEAQVVLPVFGGDWATIVSACCQGRLEAMAWPQAQGAAVGIVLASAGYPGAYEQGFPIEKMDALSGGDILVFHAGTARNTSGQIVTAGGRVLTVVGLGEDLFSARERAYEATRFVSFEGVHFRRDIARKAFI; encoded by the coding sequence ATGAGAGTGCTCCTCTTGGGCCGAGGGGGCCGGGAACATGCCCTTGCCTGGGCATTGGCCCGTTCCCCCCTCGTCAAAGCCCTTCACGCCGCGCCGGGCAATCCCGGCATCGCCGATTACGCCACCTGCCACGACATTGATCCCTGCGACGCCCCGGCCGTCGTCGAACTGGCCCGCAGGCTTTCCGTCGATTTCGTCGTCCCCGGTCCCGAATCCCCCCTCGTCGCCGGCGTCGGCGACGCCCTGGAGGAGACGGGCATCCCCGTCTTCGGCCCGGGACGCTCCGGCGCCCGCCTGGAAGGGAGCAAGGCCTTCTCGAAGGAGTTCATGGCCCGTCACGCCATCGCCACGGCTCCCTTCGACCTCTGCCGCACGCTTCCCGAGGCCGAGGAGGCTCTCAGAAAGCGTCGCCCCCCCTATGTCGTCAAGGCCGACGGCCTGGCAGCCGGCAAGGGGGCCTTCATCGTCGACACCTTCGACGAGGCCCTGATCGTCTGCAGCGACCTTCTCGTCAGGAAAACCCTGGGGGACGCAGGAAAGGTCGTCATCGTCGAAGATCACATCGCGGGAACGGAGCTGACACTCCTTGCCGTCACCGACGGCAAGACGGTCCGCCTTCTTCCCGCCAGCCAGGACCACAAGCGGGCCTTCGACGAAGACCGAGGCCCCAACACGGGAGGGATGGGAGCCTACGCTCCCGTCCCCTGGGCCGACGAGGCCCTGCTCGACCGCATCGGAAGGGAGATCCTCGTCCCCACCATCGAAGGTCTTCGCCGTGACGCCATCCCCTTCAGAGGCGTTCTCTATCTGGGCGTCATGCTCGACGAGGCGGGGAAGCCCTGGGTCCTGGAGTACAACGTCCGCCTCGGCGATCCCGAGGCACAGGTCGTCCTCCCCGTCTTCGGCGGAGACTGGGCCACCATCGTCTCGGCCTGCTGCCAGGGAAGGCTTGAGGCGATGGCGTGGCCTCAGGCCCAGGGGGCCGCCGTCGGCATCGTCCTCGCCTCCGCCGGTTACCCCGGGGCCTACGAACAGGGTTTCCCCATAGAAAAGATGGATGCCCTGTCCGGAGGTGACATCCTCGTCTTTCACGCGGGGACGGCCCGTAACACCTCCGGGCAGATCGTCACCGCCGGAGGCCGCGTTCTCACCGTCGTCGGCCTCGGAGAGGACCTCTTTTCGGCCCGGGAGCGTGCCTACGAGGCCACACGTTTCGTCTCCTTCGAGGGCGTCCACTTCCGTCGCGACATCGCCCGCAAGGCCTTTATCTGA
- the purF gene encoding amidophosphoribosyltransferase has translation MCGVFGAYSPRPEPLLEDVYLGLYALQHRGQESAGVAWINGDGMAKTVKGMGLVHDALNQHELSQQETRVAIGHVRYSTAGGSLAANAQPLVATYARGPVGIAHNGNLTNGKAIAQYLESRGAIFQSTTDTEVIIHLMAHQAHKPPLEALIGALRRLVGAYSLAVLLEDRLVAARDPWGFRPLVLGKRGDVTYIASESCALDIVGAELIRDVEPGEIVVVDEKGIRSLRIPVEPKRHFGCAFEYVYFARPDSIIDGRSVYAVRKELGRLLAKGSPCPGANLVTGMPDSGTLAAMGYAEESSIAYEKAIVRNRYVGRTFIQPTQRVRDLGVRIKLNPVPHLMEGKDVVVVDDSIVRGTTAQRIVTLMRGCGARNVHLRIASPPVRFPCYYGIDTPVSEELAAARMDIEGLERQVGACSLAYLREEDLFEAIGRGRNDVCTACFSGHYLEGKEIDHDLDL, from the coding sequence ATGTGCGGCGTTTTCGGCGCCTACTCCCCCCGCCCGGAGCCCCTTCTGGAGGATGTCTACCTGGGACTCTACGCACTGCAGCACCGAGGCCAGGAATCGGCCGGCGTCGCCTGGATCAACGGGGACGGAATGGCCAAGACCGTCAAGGGCATGGGACTCGTCCACGACGCCCTGAACCAGCACGAACTGTCCCAGCAGGAGACGCGCGTGGCCATCGGCCACGTCCGCTACTCCACGGCCGGAGGCTCCCTGGCCGCCAACGCCCAGCCCCTGGTGGCCACCTATGCCCGGGGGCCCGTCGGGATCGCCCACAACGGCAACCTGACCAACGGCAAGGCCATCGCTCAGTATCTCGAAAGCCGGGGCGCCATTTTCCAGTCGACGACGGACACGGAGGTCATCATCCACCTCATGGCGCACCAGGCTCATAAGCCGCCCCTCGAGGCCCTCATCGGCGCCCTCCGCCGCCTCGTGGGCGCCTACAGCCTGGCCGTCCTTCTCGAGGACCGTCTCGTCGCCGCCCGCGACCCCTGGGGGTTCCGCCCCCTCGTGTTGGGGAAGCGGGGAGACGTGACCTACATCGCCTCCGAAAGCTGCGCTCTCGACATCGTCGGCGCCGAGCTGATCCGCGACGTCGAGCCCGGAGAGATCGTCGTCGTCGACGAGAAGGGAATCCGCTCTCTTCGCATCCCCGTCGAGCCCAAACGGCACTTCGGCTGCGCCTTCGAATACGTCTATTTCGCCCGCCCCGACAGCATCATCGACGGCCGCTCCGTCTACGCCGTCCGCAAGGAGCTGGGAAGGCTTCTTGCCAAGGGATCTCCCTGTCCGGGGGCGAATCTGGTGACGGGCATGCCCGACAGCGGGACTCTGGCCGCCATGGGCTACGCCGAGGAGTCGTCCATCGCCTACGAGAAGGCCATCGTCCGCAACCGCTACGTGGGGCGGACCTTCATTCAGCCCACGCAGCGCGTCCGCGATTTGGGCGTGCGGATCAAACTCAATCCCGTCCCCCACCTCATGGAGGGCAAGGATGTCGTCGTCGTCGACGACTCCATCGTCAGGGGAACGACGGCTCAGCGCATCGTCACTCTCATGAGAGGCTGCGGCGCCCGCAACGTCCATCTTCGCATAGCCTCCCCCCCCGTCCGTTTTCCCTGCTACTACGGCATCGACACGCCCGTCAGCGAGGAGCTGGCGGCGGCCCGCATGGATATCGAGGGGCTGGAGCGTCAGGTCGGCGCCTGTTCGCTGGCCTATCTCAGAGAGGAAGACCTTTTCGAGGCCATAGGGCGGGGACGGAATGATGTCTGCACGGCCTGTTTCTCGGGGCATTACCTCGAGGGGAAGGAGATCGACCATGACCTGGACTTATGA